In Brassica napus cultivar Da-Ae chromosome C2, Da-Ae, whole genome shotgun sequence, the sequence aagaatcggtacatggctataagtattatacagcatcacctcattgaaggtctaaaagatcagtacatcacaatggaaaatccactagaactttgggatgctttacagcatagatatgatcaccagaaaacggtgttacttccaaaggctagaaatgactgGAAGAATCTCAGATTCTTGGATTATAAGTCGGTGGATGAGTACAATTCAGTCTTATTTAAGACAGtctcgatgctgagactttgtggtgaagtagtaaccgaaGAAGAGTTACTTGAGAAGACTTACTCTACATTCCATTCATCGAATGTGATACTGCAACAGCAGTACAGAATGAAAGGCTtcgccacatatactgatctgatctcgtgcctacttctggccgaggcaaacaatgagctcctgatgaagaacagtgaagcTAGACCTGTTGGAACAGCACCATTACCGGAGGCTAATGAGGTTGAAAGGAAAGATCCCAACGAGTGTAATTATGTCCAAAATGACAAGAGATCACACGGCAAAGGCCGAGGTGGATACAAGGGACATGGCCGTGACAATTACTCGAACAGCCGAGACAACTACTCGACCGaccggaaaggaaaccacaataaccgtggtcgtggttccaattatgGTCGTGGCCGAGGTAGttatggccgtggtcgaggtggcatatccaaaccgtcttactcgaccaaatccgtttgtcacagatgtggaatgggaaaccattgggccaagaactgtagaacccctaagcacttatgtgagctctaccaagaaagtcttaagaacaagaacccTGAGGCTCACATGGTTCACGATTCCGGATATGAGGCCGATAATGATTCCGACATTGCTAAAAATGACCAGATGGActttgagacttctgattgtctcaaagactaaattttcgatacgacttgtcttattgctttatgatttgCTTTTAACCTACTTGATGATTcacgatttatatatatatatataaaagagtttgctttgatttaattatatCTGCCTGATCGtacttgaacatatgaatgtttttactaataaataattgcctaaagggcataatatCCAAGTAAGAAATCGTGAAAGTAGTATAGTGAgcctagtaaagaaactatggctaaggcattgtcTAAAGGACATTAGATACACCCAATAATAtgtgacccattgagttatgataatatggtttctaaatagaaacaatgggcaaacaaaaggaaacaagttccttcagattttgaaagataaatcgcctaagaccttataagaaagtggtcgagactatacctaatgatctctactgatttaaaCTATGCTATAAGATCAGTATGATGAGAGGCAAGAACCGTGGTGACCATATTGAGATACACCacaaaattttacactatatggcatgataggattagccatcctacaGTCTAAACTcgatgcaaagattgaaaaggcacagagttatcccgtaaaagatctcatgttgtgaaacatgtacacaaagagaaactcattaggctttattgtcccaagcaccacgaccttatagtatggtcatgagggggagagaggataaacccatgatcaatactacaagttcgtgtaccactatggtctaaagaccatgttataAATGGTTTGGCCATAAAAGGCCATTCCTCGGCCGTAGAGGCCATACCATGTTACAAATGGCTCGGCCATAAAAGGCCATTCCTAGGCCGTAGAGGCCATGTTTTAAAACGGCCAAACCATAAGGACATTACTCGGCAAAAGAGACCATGTTATGAACAGGTCGGCCGCAAGGGCCATAACCGGCCAGAGAGGCCATTACCATAAAAGGTTCGGCCAAGtaagccattatctataagactaagattctaaagtctataagcttggaaCATTATGattttacatgtatagaatgataatatgatcatatgaatcaggccatataagtgagcatagatattcccatctcagattgaatacagGTCATAAaacagacatacaccatcttaagagattttgaataaaccaccacatacatacatgtgccgtctaagatggaacctcagaagaggattggaaatatatgttggataggagtattactttctcccacgatttataaagaaaacttgAGCCAAACATGGGTGATCATATTGTGGCCAAGCACACGGATTGCATCCGTCTATCCAAACAATAAAGgaaaaagattataagctggataaagaatgataagaatggttttaaaccatcattgtcttggcaaagatcctcggactagagattataatttaagacgtccaaagaaagattatataaagctagttaattgagaagctaatcgaaataccagacactgacccgagaaatgactaaccagcttagcaccaaatgaatgtcctagaagagacataatcaagttgctatagagtctatactagatagaccaagtgttccataagataaagggATCTCGGATAGAAAGGAATGGTGCATGGAATGATAGATCCGAGATCATACTAGAAACCAaacagacattgagaaaaggctgtgcagctacacatctaaggtaccaaaccatgtggcttgggacgccaagctactaggtaacaaaggtcctggataatgaaatctcaaagtgatcagatcatgtctggaacataatggaaccacatgaaagtgtcgacacacacacacatgaatGTATATAAAAGATGCATAAGAGAATaacacttgaacataaagagataagcgaggatcatgaacccacgaatgagtactcatacaatcataaagatcataaaagattatattgaaagataaacgtggaggttcaaagtatctaaaag encodes:
- the LOC106432908 gene encoding uncharacterized protein LOC106432908, encoding MSKISNRDYAALNLSGDNYLQWALDTKISLRSKELGDTIIKGNNETDKNRYMAISIIQHHLIEGLKDQYITMENPLELWDALQHRYDHQKTVLLPKARNDWKNLRFLDYKSVDEYNSVLFKTVSMLRLCGEVVTEEELLEKTYSTFHSSNVILQQQYRMKGFATYTDLISCLLLAEANNELLMKNSEARPVGTAPLPEANEVERKDPNECNYVQNDKRSHGKGRGGYKGHGRDNYSNSRDNYSTDRKGNHNNRGRGSNYGRGRGSYGRGRGGISKPSYSTKSVCHRCGMGNHWAKNCRTPKHLCELYQESLKNKNPEAHMVHDSGYEADNDSDIAKNDQMDFETSDCLKD